A genomic stretch from Thermomonospora umbrina includes:
- a CDS encoding serine hydrolase yields the protein MRRSSKSWRPRRVVASAIGLAVGLSLGVVPAQAVPGVPSAVFDPNSVRAALYRDELSGDFGLWNGPGRLFDRRTEQNLMVVDLDIESNGTVYRVGSVWQENIDGRTWKLERDLDDMAFAAAAASAQAANLRMVDQESYLVGGQRRYAGVWVENREGLNWEARRDMDRPALDAFTAAKRAAHLPIDIDQYMTSAGVRWSAVWVENTENLTWHLEPDMSSADVSARFTEYAAFRMLGLNSTPTATNGQRYAGIWVANRNGRGSYMFRDMTSKRFSETWNRMVDEGFRIVAFDRYETAAGTRYAGVWRQDSARHHWAYRVRLNERIQKELEQVPGVSVAVYENGDARYQRGFGHADIANDVPMDSGHVGDLASTSKAVAGVLTMKMVEAGQVNLSTPTRTYVPTMPGHHTHTIGQLLSNRGCVRNYINDQGETWDDTPYASALDASRMFWNDGLVCTPPTYHYSTHGYTLLGAALEAADPGTENIRQVVLDRLTTPHGLETLRPSDLSRTGVRRMTQYNGDDEVAARDIEDWKTLGGGMESNVVDLARFGDKLVRDQIIRPESQTAMWTRPDNHSSNYAYGWNVDTVNGRLIASKPGRQEPVNSAYLEVHPTQNITIAVLVNTGIEPNRATALGQCIRDIIMSAPTTRVACEPTPTTP from the coding sequence ATGAGACGTTCGTCCAAGTCGTGGAGACCTCGCAGGGTCGTCGCGTCGGCCATCGGACTGGCCGTCGGCCTGTCGTTGGGGGTCGTGCCGGCGCAGGCGGTACCGGGCGTGCCGTCAGCGGTCTTCGACCCGAACAGTGTGAGGGCGGCCCTCTACCGTGACGAGCTGAGCGGTGACTTCGGCCTTTGGAACGGGCCTGGAAGGCTGTTCGACCGGCGGACCGAACAGAACCTGATGGTGGTCGATCTCGACATCGAGTCCAATGGGACGGTCTACCGGGTCGGCTCGGTGTGGCAGGAGAACATCGACGGCCGCACGTGGAAGCTCGAACGCGACCTGGACGACATGGCGTTCGCCGCCGCGGCGGCGAGTGCGCAGGCGGCGAACCTGCGGATGGTCGACCAGGAGAGTTACCTGGTCGGCGGGCAGCGCCGGTACGCGGGGGTCTGGGTCGAGAACCGCGAGGGGCTGAACTGGGAGGCCAGAAGGGACATGGATCGGCCGGCGCTCGACGCGTTCACCGCGGCGAAGCGGGCGGCACATCTGCCCATCGACATCGACCAGTACATGACCTCGGCGGGTGTGCGCTGGTCGGCGGTCTGGGTCGAGAACACCGAGAACCTGACCTGGCACCTCGAGCCCGACATGTCGTCGGCGGACGTGTCGGCCAGGTTCACCGAGTACGCGGCCTTCCGGATGCTCGGCCTGAACTCCACCCCGACTGCGACGAACGGCCAGCGGTATGCCGGGATCTGGGTGGCGAACCGCAACGGCCGGGGCTCGTACATGTTCCGCGACATGACGAGCAAGCGGTTCAGCGAGACCTGGAACCGGATGGTCGATGAGGGCTTCCGCATCGTCGCGTTCGACAGGTACGAGACAGCGGCCGGAACCCGCTACGCGGGCGTCTGGCGGCAGGACAGCGCTCGCCACCACTGGGCCTACAGGGTGCGCTTGAACGAGCGGATCCAAAAGGAACTCGAACAGGTCCCCGGCGTCAGCGTCGCCGTCTACGAGAACGGCGACGCCAGGTACCAGCGCGGCTTCGGCCACGCCGACATAGCCAACGACGTCCCGATGGACAGCGGTCACGTCGGTGACCTCGCCTCGACCAGCAAAGCCGTCGCCGGCGTCCTGACCATGAAGATGGTCGAAGCGGGCCAGGTGAACCTGTCCACCCCCACGCGCACTTACGTTCCGACGATGCCCGGCCACCACACGCACACCATCGGCCAACTGCTGAGCAACCGCGGCTGCGTCCGCAACTACATCAACGACCAAGGCGAAACCTGGGATGACACGCCGTACGCGTCCGCCCTGGACGCGTCCCGCATGTTCTGGAACGACGGCCTCGTGTGCACCCCGCCGACCTACCACTACTCCACGCACGGCTACACGCTGCTGGGCGCCGCGCTGGAGGCCGCCGACCCCGGCACGGAGAACATCCGGCAAGTGGTGCTCGACAGGCTGACCACCCCCCACGGCCTGGAGACCCTCCGACCGTCGGACCTCAGCCGAACCGGCGTCCGCCGCATGACCCAGTACAACGGGGACGACGAGGTGGCCGCCCGCGACATCGAGGACTGGAAGACCCTCGGCGGCGGCATGGAATCCAATGTCGTCGACCTGGCCCGCTTCGGCGACAAGCTGGTACGGGACCAGATCATCCGCCCGGAATCCCAGACCGCCATGTGGACCCGGCCGGACAACCACAGCAGCAACTACGCCTACGGCTGGAATGTCGACACCGTCAATGGCCGCCTCATCGCCTCCAAGCCCGGCAGGCAGGAACCCGTGAACTCGGCCTACCTGGAGGTCCACCCCACCCAGAACATCACCATCGCCGTCCTGGTGAACACCGGCATTGAGCCCAACAGGGCGACCGCCCTCGGTCAGTGCATCAGGGACATCATCATGAGCGCCCCCACCACGAGGGTCGCCTGCGAGCCGACCCCCACCACGCCGTAA
- a CDS encoding pentapeptide repeat-containing protein yields the protein MSKSRESGRAARRRAVRRAVWFRMLGGVLVAVGVVLAVGVVWVLGPGAAWWLEHVDGVPVGGKDGLKGKELSEALGTVRGHAMALGTGLLASVAVYYTAANAASARRSAEAAQHTAHAAQETARLGEQGLVTGRYTAAIEGLGVTALGGIYALERIARDSPRDHPTVMAVLAAYVREHSHDLDAHTVTPPDDGAGEQATAPRTRFRPDLQAALTVLGRRDRRNDTHRLDLAGAHLGGADLTHADLSGTHLTDANLSDTHLSNADLTGANLSNANLAHANLTYADLAHANLSNANLIHANLIHANLIHANLIHANLIHANLYYTDLTSTNLTDAHLGGAHLASAHLGGANLTGANLGGADLTDANLYRTDLTGANLGGADLTGAELSGANLEAVSWSAETRWPARSAERIRARSREITPGWWTVTPLPEGERRAVVVPADPEPG from the coding sequence ATGAGCAAGAGCAGGGAATCCGGGCGGGCGGCGCGGCGGCGGGCCGTCCGGCGGGCGGTCTGGTTCCGGATGCTGGGTGGGGTGCTGGTCGCGGTCGGTGTGGTGCTGGCGGTCGGGGTGGTGTGGGTGTTGGGGCCGGGCGCGGCCTGGTGGCTGGAACACGTCGATGGTGTGCCGGTGGGCGGCAAGGACGGGCTGAAGGGCAAGGAACTGTCGGAGGCGCTGGGCACGGTGCGGGGGCACGCGATGGCGTTGGGCACCGGGCTGTTGGCCTCGGTGGCGGTCTACTACACCGCAGCCAACGCCGCCTCCGCCCGCCGCTCCGCCGAGGCCGCCCAGCACACCGCCCATGCCGCTCAGGAGACCGCCCGGCTGGGGGAGCAGGGCTTGGTGACCGGCCGCTACACCGCCGCGATCGAGGGGCTCGGCGTCACCGCCCTGGGCGGCATCTACGCCCTGGAACGCATCGCCCGCGACTCCCCCCGCGACCACCCCACCGTCATGGCCGTCCTGGCCGCCTACGTCCGCGAGCACTCCCACGACCTCGACGCCCATACCGTGACTCCGCCGGACGACGGCGCCGGAGAACAGGCCACCGCTCCGCGCACCCGCTTCCGCCCCGACCTGCAGGCGGCCCTCACCGTCCTGGGCCGACGCGACCGCCGAAACGACACCCACCGCCTGGACCTGGCCGGCGCGCACCTGGGCGGCGCGGACCTGACCCACGCGGACCTGAGCGGCACGCACCTGACCGACGCGAACCTGAGCGACACGCACCTGAGCAACGCGGACCTGACCGGCGCGAACCTGAGCAACGCGAACCTGGCCCACGCGAACCTGACCTACGCGGACCTGGCCCACGCGAACCTGAGCAACGCGAACCTGATCCACGCGAACCTGATCCACGCGAACCTGATCCACGCGAACCTGATCCACGCGAACCTGATCCACGCGAACCTGTACTACACGGACCTGACCAGCACCAACCTGACCGACGCGCACCTGGGCGGCGCGCACCTGGCCAGCGCGCACCTGGGCGGCGCGAACCTGACCGGCGCGAACCTGGGCGGCGCCGACCTGACCGACGCGAACCTGTACCGCACGGACCTGACCGGCGCGAACCTGGGCGGCGCAGACCTGACCGGCGCGGAGCTGAGCGGCGCGAACCTGGAGGCCGTGTCCTGGTCGGCGGAGACCAGATGGCCGGCGCGCTCGGCCGAGCGCATTCGGGCCAGGTCGCGGGAGATCACACCCGGCTGGTGGACGGTGACCCCACTACCCGAGGGCGAGAGGCGTGCCGTGGTGGTCCCGGCGGACCCGGAGCCCGGCTGA
- a CDS encoding SAM-dependent methyltransferase produces MKIWITGAIEVRADDGSPVALQPLMQSLMATLIVMDRAVPADRLKQLLWDDAGVRDRSGSLANAISRLRGVLGDDRVQSTAAGYQLKLSKDDYVDLWVFRALLQRAQWARRKQDSAVEASLYEAALSKWGDPPLSGLPDTIEMRSIVDSLMALYRDTYEAYVEVRLALGQHRELAREIPVVLANDPLNEHLVGLLMRALYLSGRKAQALEAFTAITDRLQDEVGSGPGRSLQVIYEQVRRNDPVLTWQPPPPVAADARVLASGGDPTVPAHSGMMDYLLGGDFNTAADRAAVEKIRAVAPDIGEVVAENLAFYSRALRTVFKAGIEQVVELGIGMPCGDAAHHLARRVSPGTKVLYVSGDKPVATHAKSHLTGEATGIFYNDIREPHRIPEHPEARRLIDWDRPVAIVVRDVLNYLQCEDNPQYLLARLMKSASSGSYLIASNTTSESISDLLYEQLAHSFSNAGQKLVFRSQAEMESLFAGLTLLDPGVVGVHEWRPEKPTKPLPMQFLGGMAIKP; encoded by the coding sequence GTGAAGATCTGGATCACTGGCGCCATCGAGGTGAGAGCAGATGATGGCTCGCCGGTCGCTTTGCAGCCGCTGATGCAGAGTCTTATGGCAACCCTCATCGTCATGGACCGGGCCGTGCCGGCCGATCGACTGAAGCAACTATTGTGGGATGACGCAGGAGTCAGGGATCGATCCGGATCTCTGGCGAACGCGATAAGCAGACTTCGAGGGGTTCTCGGAGACGACAGAGTGCAATCGACGGCGGCCGGCTACCAGTTGAAGCTGAGCAAGGACGACTACGTCGACCTGTGGGTGTTCCGCGCCCTGCTCCAGCGTGCCCAGTGGGCTCGCAGGAAGCAGGATTCCGCGGTGGAGGCATCCCTGTACGAGGCCGCGCTGAGCAAGTGGGGTGATCCACCACTTTCCGGCCTGCCCGACACCATCGAAATGCGCTCCATCGTCGACAGCCTCATGGCCCTGTACAGAGACACCTACGAAGCGTACGTCGAAGTTCGCCTGGCGCTCGGGCAGCACCGAGAACTGGCGCGAGAGATACCCGTCGTGCTGGCCAACGACCCGTTGAACGAGCACCTTGTGGGGCTGCTCATGCGGGCGCTCTACCTCTCCGGCAGGAAGGCGCAGGCACTGGAGGCCTTCACCGCCATCACCGACCGGCTGCAGGATGAGGTGGGAAGCGGGCCAGGCCGCTCCTTGCAGGTCATCTACGAACAGGTGCGTAGGAACGACCCTGTGCTCACGTGGCAGCCGCCGCCTCCTGTGGCGGCCGACGCCCGGGTCCTGGCCAGCGGCGGGGACCCTACCGTCCCCGCTCACAGCGGAATGATGGACTACCTGCTCGGGGGAGACTTCAACACCGCCGCCGACCGCGCCGCCGTGGAAAAGATCCGCGCCGTGGCCCCCGACATAGGTGAGGTCGTGGCAGAAAACCTGGCGTTCTACTCCAGGGCGCTGCGCACTGTGTTCAAGGCGGGAATCGAGCAGGTCGTCGAACTGGGCATTGGAATGCCCTGCGGGGACGCAGCACACCATCTGGCTCGTAGAGTGTCGCCCGGCACGAAAGTTCTTTACGTATCGGGCGACAAGCCGGTCGCCACCCATGCGAAGTCACACCTCACCGGTGAGGCCACTGGCATCTTTTACAATGATATACGCGAACCTCATCGCATACCCGAGCATCCCGAAGCGAGAAGGCTGATCGACTGGGACAGGCCGGTAGCCATCGTGGTACGCGACGTCCTCAACTATCTCCAATGCGAAGACAATCCACAGTACCTCCTCGCCCGGCTGATGAAGTCCGCTTCATCGGGCAGCTATCTGATCGCGTCCAACACAACGAGCGAAAGCATCTCTGATCTCCTATACGAACAACTGGCCCATTCATTCAGTAACGCCGGTCAGAAACTGGTCTTCCGCTCCCAAGCCGAGATGGAGTCGTTGTTCGCAGGCTTGACGCTGTTGGACCCGGGTGTTGTGGGCGTCCACGAGTGGCGACCAGAAAAGCCGACGAAGCCACTACCCATGCAGTTTCTCGGAGGGATGGCGATCAAGCCATGA
- a CDS encoding peptidase inhibitor family I36 protein has translation MRTLSDCVNGWLCVWEWPEYSGAARSFRGTGVYNLGDIGWRDRISSIWNRTNVTVVTFDSRTYPVRDRVLYVDPSEAYRDLSHEPHDGGGSWNNKIDKIGI, from the coding sequence GTGCGCACCCTGTCCGACTGCGTCAACGGATGGTTGTGCGTCTGGGAATGGCCGGAATACTCAGGCGCGGCCAGATCGTTCCGAGGCACCGGCGTGTACAACCTGGGCGACATCGGATGGCGGGACCGGATCAGCAGCATCTGGAACCGCACGAACGTCACCGTGGTCACGTTCGATTCACGCACCTATCCCGTGAGGGACAGGGTCCTGTACGTCGATCCGAGTGAGGCGTACAGAGACCTCTCGCATGAGCCGCACGACGGTGGCGGCAGTTGGAACAACAAGATCGACAAGATCGGCATCTGA
- a CDS encoding DivIVA domain-containing protein, with amino-acid sequence MAEAFAAATEPNKARHRALPDRLTADDVDGVTFITTRLQPGYHEPEVDAFLDRVIEELRERDREFGELKAEHERLAEENARLRARLDKA; translated from the coding sequence TTGGCCGAAGCGTTCGCCGCGGCGACCGAGCCGAACAAGGCCCGCCACCGTGCCCTGCCCGACAGGCTCACCGCCGATGACGTGGACGGCGTCACGTTCATCACCACCCGCCTCCAGCCGGGCTATCACGAGCCCGAGGTCGACGCCTTCCTCGACAGGGTCATCGAAGAACTCCGCGAACGCGACCGCGAGTTCGGAGAACTCAAGGCCGAACACGAGCGGTTGGCGGAGGAGAACGCTCGGCTTCGAGCACGGCTCGACAAGGCCTGA
- a CDS encoding GntR family transcriptional regulator, with product MSKSRYQEIADALRERIQAGEWPVGSKLPGISTLQEEYGVPGLNTIRAAQQLLVEEGMIVTKQGVGATVVSTTSLRQVDVLHLLRTARGAVVTAIAALEAPKRITLDLNDADLSFVVTDALSEWASRQRHEAQDELADDPQDTTAASRLRQAEIADALLARIEAAL from the coding sequence ATGAGCAAGAGCAGATACCAAGAGATCGCCGACGCGTTGCGAGAGCGGATCCAGGCGGGCGAGTGGCCGGTGGGCAGCAAGCTCCCCGGCATCAGCACCCTGCAAGAGGAGTACGGCGTGCCCGGACTCAACACCATCCGGGCCGCGCAGCAGCTCCTGGTCGAGGAAGGCATGATCGTCACGAAGCAGGGCGTGGGCGCGACCGTCGTCTCCACCACGTCGCTGCGGCAGGTCGACGTCCTGCACCTGCTCCGGACCGCCCGCGGCGCGGTCGTCACCGCCATCGCGGCGCTGGAGGCCCCCAAGCGCATCACCCTGGACCTCAACGACGCTGACCTGTCCTTCGTGGTCACCGACGCACTCAGCGAGTGGGCGTCCCGGCAGCGGCACGAAGCGCAGGACGAACTCGCCGACGACCCGCAGGACACGACCGCGGCGTCCCGGCTGCGGCAGGCGGAGATCGCCGATGCGCTGCTGGCCCGCATCGAGGCGGCGCTGTGA
- a CDS encoding NADAR family protein: protein MSSNRTYRIVDGERIDGVYRPIFIRNGGTNFLTDLKIFADGALHYWEWGDLEGLRAKIDCGWVATSLPEGGSAHVHALATWRFDEPEMSVTADELIGEVADEIDRLNGRPDSLERCRDAAVRYARSRAEQDRHALRAAYETVPEHRRVYLGDMDSRDIPFRLLIAEVGEEWEEYFYYEDESGAEGDGETVTEQARDWAFRYFRDWDSPDPTWIAVREADGPIEVASPTVYLNEGRPLYPRAHGLRNTYPAPFTVAGQIYPTVEHAYWALSVEDETQREAIRTAQTASQAQQLAAVLGRRPGWSDARLAIMADLMRAKFAQHPDLADILVDTGDGRIVYSHASSPYWEGDGTTGRNWLGRLLELIRSELASARTGLAIR from the coding sequence ATGAGCAGCAACCGGACGTATCGGATCGTTGATGGGGAACGGATCGACGGCGTCTACCGGCCGATCTTCATCAGGAACGGCGGCACCAACTTCCTGACCGACCTCAAGATCTTCGCTGACGGGGCCCTCCATTACTGGGAATGGGGAGACCTTGAGGGGCTGCGCGCCAAGATCGACTGCGGCTGGGTGGCCACATCGCTGCCCGAAGGCGGCTCCGCCCACGTGCACGCCCTGGCGACGTGGCGGTTCGACGAACCCGAGATGTCGGTGACGGCGGACGAACTGATCGGCGAGGTCGCGGACGAGATCGATCGGCTGAACGGGCGGCCCGACTCGCTGGAACGGTGCCGCGACGCCGCGGTGCGCTACGCCCGGTCGCGGGCCGAGCAGGACCGCCACGCACTTCGTGCCGCCTATGAGACGGTTCCCGAGCACCGACGGGTTTACCTCGGCGACATGGACTCCCGGGACATCCCCTTTCGTCTGCTCATCGCGGAGGTCGGCGAGGAGTGGGAGGAGTACTTCTACTACGAGGACGAGTCCGGCGCCGAAGGTGACGGGGAGACGGTCACCGAGCAGGCAAGGGATTGGGCGTTCCGATACTTCCGGGATTGGGACTCACCCGACCCCACCTGGATCGCGGTGCGAGAGGCCGACGGCCCCATCGAAGTCGCGTCGCCCACCGTGTACCTCAACGAGGGACGCCCCCTGTACCCCCGCGCGCACGGCCTCCGCAACACCTACCCCGCCCCCTTCACCGTGGCCGGCCAGATCTACCCGACGGTCGAACACGCCTACTGGGCGCTATCGGTCGAGGACGAGACGCAGCGAGAAGCGATCCGAACAGCGCAGACCGCTTCGCAGGCCCAGCAGCTCGCGGCCGTGCTCGGACGCCGACCAGGCTGGTCCGACGCACGCCTGGCCATCATGGCTGACCTGATGCGCGCCAAGTTCGCCCAGCACCCCGACCTCGCGGACATCCTCGTAGACACCGGAGACGGCCGTATCGTCTACAGCCACGCCAGCTCTCCCTACTGGGAAGGCGACGGCACGACGGGCAGGAACTGGCTCGGCCGACTCCTCGAACTGATCCGATCGGAACTCGCCTCCGCCAGGACCGGCCTCGCGATCCGGTGA
- a CDS encoding NucA/NucB deoxyribonuclease domain-containing protein translates to MTALVAAVAVTAGVTGTANAAPAADPVPYTVVSGSTNGVIKGAPIAPQKAAAQLRADAEKRGAFYESPVSAMPGALSGNGSSQAEMPTTPAGAWLDDCLASTEATTPKGRVYNRFNWCQEVRYRADFTEIVDGEPVHRGTSYLTFQGAGIGYNDKRATRVFWRVKPGSVSYNWGLFDYFAPRRMPLAVGVECSQSSVSCTVSKGAATMEWQQWANFGWTHWDVFGHESGATSLNNPDKVSFTGWFFTLDSSNAKYKAPRTQTQPIGIRCDSATYFNIGTKRYPYACIYSGALPFLTYNAADGSNGQVARHIRDAQSAPDTTYPKEWHPKKIPGKWAANAGERAEPLHRVDRDGQFGRSNENWKRSACGQNTTVGNPWAPYYTPTTGLPATTAPDQQCDEYPFGSTWEGAADPDHDFSVRWVDKSHNASAGYRLLEFYVNDRILRYEPNFLGGTPSGPSADPFWVNIN, encoded by the coding sequence GTGACCGCCCTCGTGGCCGCCGTGGCCGTGACCGCCGGGGTCACCGGCACCGCGAACGCCGCACCGGCCGCGGACCCGGTCCCCTACACCGTCGTCTCGGGCTCGACCAATGGGGTCATCAAGGGCGCGCCGATCGCGCCGCAGAAGGCGGCCGCGCAGCTCCGTGCCGACGCCGAGAAGCGCGGCGCGTTCTATGAGTCACCGGTATCGGCGATGCCCGGTGCGCTCAGCGGCAACGGATCCTCCCAGGCCGAGATGCCCACCACGCCCGCGGGCGCATGGCTCGACGACTGCCTGGCCTCCACGGAGGCCACGACCCCCAAGGGCCGGGTCTACAACAGGTTCAACTGGTGCCAGGAGGTCAGGTACCGGGCCGACTTCACCGAGATCGTCGACGGTGAGCCGGTGCATCGCGGGACCAGCTACCTGACCTTCCAGGGGGCCGGGATCGGCTACAACGACAAGCGCGCCACCCGCGTCTTCTGGCGCGTCAAGCCGGGGTCGGTCAGCTACAACTGGGGGCTGTTCGACTACTTCGCCCCCCGGCGGATGCCGCTGGCGGTCGGTGTCGAGTGCAGCCAGAGCTCGGTGTCCTGCACGGTCAGCAAGGGCGCCGCCACGATGGAATGGCAGCAGTGGGCGAACTTCGGCTGGACCCACTGGGACGTCTTCGGCCATGAGTCGGGCGCGACGTCGCTGAACAATCCGGACAAGGTGTCCTTCACCGGCTGGTTCTTCACTCTCGACTCCAGCAATGCCAAGTACAAGGCCCCCCGGACCCAGACCCAGCCGATCGGGATCCGCTGCGACTCGGCCACCTACTTCAACATCGGAACCAAGAGGTACCCCTACGCCTGCATCTACTCCGGCGCCCTGCCCTTCCTGACCTACAACGCCGCCGACGGCAGCAATGGGCAGGTGGCACGACACATCCGCGACGCGCAGAGCGCCCCGGACACCACCTACCCCAAGGAGTGGCACCCCAAGAAGATCCCCGGCAAGTGGGCCGCGAACGCCGGTGAGCGCGCCGAGCCGCTGCACCGCGTCGACCGGGACGGCCAGTTCGGCAGGTCGAACGAGAACTGGAAGAGGTCCGCCTGCGGGCAGAACACCACCGTGGGCAACCCGTGGGCGCCGTACTACACCCCCACCACAGGCCTCCCCGCAACGACCGCACCCGACCAGCAGTGCGACGAGTACCCCTTCGGCAGCACCTGGGAGGGCGCCGCGGACCCCGACCATGACTTCTCGGTGCGATGGGTCGACAAGTCGCACAACGCCTCGGCCGGCTACAGGCTGCTCGAGTTCTACGTGAACGACCGAATCCTGCGCTACGAGCCGAACTTCCTCGGAGGAACTCCCTCGGGCCCGTCCGCCGACCCCTTCTGGGTCAACATCAACTGA
- a CDS encoding winged helix-turn-helix domain-containing protein, producing MRIVERHMELEWGRRGLVYRAILRALGAAAQMSNSTAVEFGVRQLAYMAGVDHTTVARALQVLRTGPYALIDQVTEAQGVRADVYHLVVPAIIAAEAAWRSWRPGRLDAIHPAFRALGRPAAYAYEALSSHPLTPRDLATAALLPRSSAHDALRTLAAHGLAELDRNGRWRRGPADLDVVAAATGAADRAAAHLAEHRADRALWHAWLGIITPYTTPTHDHDQQERDQPDQHREDSDALVPVGAATTPTTTPPSRRTGEGTCGPGSIGRSPAPTRRMAPPWLVPPPRRTPTETDLTWPAEVLTAMGDLRRTHPDDDPILPPDVRAAITADIAAIIADEEHQAAERTAYEAELAALRAAATLTVPDPAPDPAPRPDPAAITAPAAVVTPTTTDASEPAAHPEAAHATPSPPLVAEAITERHHDEPAAAASRGAAQARRLPGGP from the coding sequence ATGCGGATCGTCGAGCGGCACATGGAACTGGAGTGGGGCCGCCGAGGCCTGGTGTACCGGGCGATCCTGCGGGCGCTCGGGGCGGCCGCCCAGATGTCGAACTCGACCGCGGTCGAGTTCGGCGTCCGCCAACTGGCCTACATGGCCGGCGTCGACCACACCACCGTCGCCCGCGCGCTGCAGGTCCTGCGCACCGGCCCCTACGCCCTCATCGACCAGGTCACCGAGGCCCAAGGCGTCCGCGCCGACGTCTACCACCTCGTCGTCCCCGCCATCATCGCCGCCGAGGCGGCCTGGAGGTCCTGGCGGCCCGGACGCCTGGACGCCATCCACCCCGCCTTCCGTGCCCTCGGCCGGCCCGCCGCGTACGCCTACGAGGCCCTCAGCAGCCACCCCCTCACCCCCCGGGACCTGGCCACCGCGGCGCTGCTGCCCCGCAGCAGCGCCCACGACGCGCTGCGCACCCTCGCCGCCCACGGTCTGGCCGAACTCGACCGCAACGGCCGCTGGCGACGCGGCCCCGCCGACCTCGACGTCGTCGCCGCCGCCACCGGCGCCGCCGACCGGGCCGCCGCCCACCTCGCCGAACACCGCGCCGACCGCGCCCTGTGGCACGCCTGGCTCGGCATCATCACCCCCTACACCACCCCCACCCACGACCACGACCAGCAGGAACGCGACCAGCCGGACCAGCACCGGGAGGACTCCGACGCCCTGGTCCCGGTCGGCGCCGCCACCACACCCACGACAACCCCCCCGTCCCGCCGCACCGGCGAGGGCACCTGCGGCCCCGGCAGCATCGGCCGGTCCCCCGCGCCGACCCGGCGGATGGCACCGCCCTGGCTCGTGCCGCCGCCCCGCCGCACTCCCACGGAAACGGATCTGACCTGGCCCGCCGAGGTGCTGACGGCCATGGGCGACCTCCGCCGCACGCACCCCGACGACGACCCGATCCTGCCCCCCGACGTGCGCGCCGCCATCACCGCCGACATCGCCGCGATCATCGCCGACGAGGAACACCAAGCCGCCGAACGCACCGCCTACGAGGCCGAACTCGCCGCCCTGCGCGCCGCCGCCACACTGACCGTCCCCGACCCCGCACCCGACCCCGCGCCCCGTCCGGACCCTGCCGCGATCACGGCCCCGGCCGCTGTCGTCACGCCCACCACCACCGACGCATCCGAACCTGCCGCGCACCCCGAAGCCGCCCACGCGACGCCCAGCCCACCGCTCGTCGCCGAGGCCATCACCGAACGCCACCACGACGAACCCGCCGCGGCCGCCTCACGCGGCGCCGCCCAGGCCCGACGACTCCCGGGAGGCCCCTGA
- a CDS encoding DUF6624 domain-containing protein, which yields MREIDADNTPSMRDILARYGWPGVTLVGDDGAHAAWYLLQHAPPDFQEWCLPHIAVAAAIGEARPKDLAYLVDRILTHQGRPQLYGTQYDGATMTPLPIERPEHLDWRRAQVGLEPHAEYHATICGPALGSVSPGEK from the coding sequence GTGCGCGAGATCGACGCCGACAACACCCCGTCCATGCGGGACATCCTCGCTCGCTACGGCTGGCCGGGGGTCACCCTGGTGGGAGACGACGGCGCACACGCCGCGTGGTACCTCCTCCAGCACGCCCCACCCGATTTCCAGGAATGGTGCCTGCCGCACATCGCCGTGGCGGCCGCCATCGGTGAGGCACGACCGAAGGACCTCGCCTACCTGGTGGACCGCATCCTCACCCACCAGGGAAGGCCCCAGCTCTATGGCACCCAGTACGACGGCGCCACCATGACGCCGCTCCCCATCGAACGTCCCGAACATCTCGACTGGCGCCGCGCGCAAGTCGGGCTTGAGCCGCACGCCGAGTACCACGCCACCATCTGTGGCCCCGCACTCGGGTCCGTGTCACCAGGGGAAAAGTAG